In one window of Microtus pennsylvanicus isolate mMicPen1 chromosome 2, mMicPen1.hap1, whole genome shotgun sequence DNA:
- the Rrp7a gene encoding ribosomal RNA-processing protein 7 homolog A, with the protein MVARKKKARAGSHEGSILSPPGYSAVPVKFSEKQQASHYLYVRQHRVRQDTQSTWPANRTLFILNVPPYCTKECLSRLLASCGTIKTVELQEKPDLAESPKEPTSKYFHPKPVPGFQVAYVVFQKPSGVSAALNLKGPLLVSTESHPVKSGIHKWISDYEDSVLDPEALRVEVDTFMEAYDKKIAEEETKAKEEEGVPDEEGWVKVTRRGRRPVLPRTEAASLRVLEKEKRKRARKELLNFYAWQHRETKMEHLAQLRKKFEEDKQRIELMRAQRKFRPY; encoded by the exons ATGGTGGCCCGCAAGAAGAAAGCCAGAGCGGGCAGCCACGAGGGGAGCATACTCAGCCCACCGGGTTATTCAG CTGTTCCAGTCAAGTTctcagagaagcagcaggcttCTCATTACCTGTACGTGAGACAGCACAGAGTTCGCCAAGACACCCAGTCCACGTGGCCTGCCAATAGGACCCTTTTTATCCTCAATGTGCCCCCGTACTGCACGAAG GAGTGCCTGTCTCGACTCCTGGCCTCCTGTGGCACCATCAAGACAGTGGAGTTGCAGGAGAAGCCTGACCTTGCTGAGAGCCCTAAGGAGCCAACGTCGAAGTATTTTCACCCCAAGCCAGTTCCG gGTTTTCAGGTAGCTTATGTGGTGTTCCAGAAGCCAAGTGGAGTGTCAGCTGCCTTGAATCTGAAGGGCCCATTGCTGGTTTCTACAGAGAGCCACCCAGTGAAGAGCGGGATTCACA AGTGGATCAGTGACTATGAAGATTCAGTGCTCGACCCTGAGGCCCTGAGGGTGGAAGTGGACACTTTCATGGAGGCCTACGACAAGAAGATAGCTGAG GAGGAAACTAAGgccaaggaggaggaaggagtccCTGATGAGGAGGGCTGGGTGAAGGTGACCCGCCGGGGCCGTAGACCTGTGCTCCCTAGAACAGAAGCGGCCAGCCTGCGCGTTcttgagaaggagaaaaggaagcgTGCCCGCAAGGAGCTGCTCAACTTCTATGCCTGGCAGCACCGAGAGACCAAGATGGAGC ACCTAGCACAGCTGCGCAAGAAGTTCGAGGAGGACAAGCAGAGGATTGAACTGATGCGTGCCCAACGCAAATTCCGACCCTACTGA